ACCCCAACTGAGTTTTAGAAACACTAATTGGTGGACCTAGAATTCAAACCCAACCTCATCAGAGTCCCAAGCCATGTAGCCCTCTCCCATCCTATCTCCCAGCTGGCTCATACTGCTTTGCCTTTTAAAGGTCACagtatgtttttaattctttttctcctcctcacaGTGTAATCCTGTCCCTAGAGGTCAAATTGCACCTGCTGCATGGCTACATGAATGTGAAGTGGATCCCAGTGTCCTCTGATGCACAGGTGAGGACTTCTGTGCCCTCATTTGCAATGAAGGGAAGCCAAGGAGACCTAGTGGTGGTCTCCTTCTGAATCTTTTCCGAATGATAGCTTGTAATTCAAGGTTAGGAATAACTGGGTAAGTTCCAAAAGACACTTTTTCCTGCCTTTCTATCTGTTAGTGCCCTCTGTTTTCCATAGCTCCTCTCCAGCCAAGCTCTACTTTGTGATACTAAAACACATTCTTCAAGAAAAGTTTCCTAGATACTTTGGTGAACTCGAGATGGTCATTACTTTGTCCCAAGCCTTGTATATATAGACCTCTGTGGTGGTGGGTACCAGAGGAGACAGAATAGCTTAAGAGATCTCGATCCAGGAGGTTCGGGAAGCTGTCATCATTATGCATAGAGCAGGAACACAGGAGCAAAGGCAAACTGACGGACTCCAGTGCTGAATGTCTAAAAGTTGGGGGGATGCAGAATGGTCAGACCTGGCTATGGTTAGTCAAGACTTTGTTGAGATTACCTCTGGGCAGAATCTGGTATAGAGAAATTTATAACAAAGGACACACTCTAGTGTCTATGGATATTCTTCCTCCTTACCCAGAGGCCGTGTATTGTGTTAGTTGCTCATTGCTGCAGAAGAGCCTCAGGCTTCACTTTGACATCTCCTTATTACAGGAGGGAGTCAAATTGCGGGGGCGAGGTAAAAGTTAGCTAGTAGACACATCGCTCCCTGGTCCATGGGAGAGCTGACCGGAGCTGAGAAAGGACAGTGCCCTCCTAGGTAACCCCTCGCCTGCCATGACAGCAGCCCTTCTCTGAAAGTAGGCAGGCTCTCCAGGGATGGGGTTTATAGGGGGGTTAGCAGCCCTTTTCCACCTGGCTAATGCCTGTAGCAATGCTGCAGTGAGTCCCATGAGCCAGAGGTATGAGCTAGGGGTCCCCAGGGACTTCCCTCAACCAGACCAATGGGACAACCATAACACTGCTCTAATTTCCCCTCAGGCTCCCCTGGCCCAACCTGAGTCCCCCACAGCCTCAGCTGGAGATGAGCCCCGGTCCACTCCTGAGTCTGGGGAATCAGACAAAGAGTCCGTCGGCAGCAGTTCCACGAGCAATGAGGGCAGCAAGCGGAAAGAGAAGGCAAAACGAGGTcgagagaaagacaagaagagaGTAGACTCCGTGGCTAACAAATTGGGCAGCTTTGGCAAAACCTTGGGCAGCAAGCTCAAGAAGAACATGGGCGGCCTGATGCACAGCAAGGGTTCTAAGCCCGGAGGGatgggagcaggggcgggggtaAGCAGCGGCACTGAGACactggagaagaagaagaagaactccCTGAAGAGCTGGAAGGGGGGCAAGGAGGAGGCAGCTGGGGACGGGCCTGTGTCTGAGAAGCCCACGGCGGAGTCTGTCGGTAACGGAGGGAGCAAGTATAGCCAGGAGGTGATGCAAAGCCTGAGCATCATGAGGATTGCAATGCAAGGGGAGGGGAAGTTTATTTTTGTTGGAACCCTGAAGATGGGTCACCGTCATCAGTATCAGGAGGAAATGATCCAGCGCTACCTTTCTGATGCCGAAGAGCGATTCCTGGCAGAgcagaaacagaaggaagcagagaggaagctCCTGAATGGAGGGCTAGGCGGCGGGCCTCCTCCAGCCAAAAAGCCAGAGCCAGATGGTGGGGAGGAGTTGCTGACTGCCCCTCCAGCAGAGTCCAAGGCGATGGCATTCTCTGCTGGCTACCCCGGGGGCTTTACTGTCCCTCGGTCTACAGGGGCTGGGGTCCACTGCCAGGAGCCCCGGCGGCAGCTGGCAGGGGGTCCTTGTGGGGGAGGCCTACCACCATATGCCACCTTCCCCAGACAGTGCCCTCCAGGGCGACCCTACCCCCATCAGGACTGCATCCCTTCTCTGGAGCCAGGCAGTCACTCCAAGGATGGCGGTCACAGGGGTGCGTTGTTACCACTCCCCTTCCGCGTGGCTGATTCCTATAGCAACGGCTACAGAGAGCCCCCTGAGCCAGATGGATGGGCTGGAGGTCCCCGGGGGCTTCCTCCGGCCCAGACCAAATGCAAACAACCGAACTGCAGCTTCTATGGACACCCAGAGACAAACAACTTCTGCTCCTGCTGTTACAGGGAAGAACTGAGGAGGAGGGAGCGGGAACCCTGTGGGGAGCTGCTGGTGCACAGGTTCTGAGTGGGGGAACCTTGGAGGGCAAGGGGGCTAAACAAAGAGAGTTAAGCTCCACTAATTGGCTCATCAAGACCCAGCCCCCATGCAAATGGGGCAAATGCAGTAACGTTGGTGGGAGCCTGGCTGGAAACTTTGAAGTGGGTGCGCGCTCGCTCGAGAGCTGCCAGGCTGGCaagagcagggcagggccagacGGTGCCTGGAGGGCTCCACTGGTCCTTTGCCAATCTTGATGGGACTGAGGAAGtatggggtggggcggggagatgCTGATTCTGTCTCATAACTGCTTGGGTACACCCCAGGACCTAAGGGAAAGAGGGGAAGGTTTAgtgtgtgggagtggggaggtgggcagaagtgggggggggggagcaggcaAAGGAGGTTCTCAgtcaataaaagagaaaacagaccaAAGTCCTTGTAGGTTGGAAAAAAGCACATGACGGTGGAGTTGGGAGTGTGGAGGGAAACTGGGAAATTAGATAAATTTGCTATTGGTTTGAATTAAGGTAGGAATTAGGGTTGGATAAATTCTTCCTCCTGAAGGATCTGGAAAGACTAGGCAGTAATGTGTGCTCACAGGTGCTTATTAGGAGGGGGTTAGTTGAAATTGGTTTGTTGAGATGGGAAAGGGAAGAACTTCAAAGGGGAATCCTTTTCCTCTcgagttttatttccttctaaacaGTCTTGCTGATCGCCCTCTATCTTTTCCTCATCCTTTTTGAGGGCTGAGCCTCAGCtaagttaagattttttttaaacgactttaattttatttaaataaaaaaagttccctctggggaagggaggagtgACAAGAAGAGCAGCTGTGTGGGCTGAATCTTCTCCAGGCAGCGGGAGCACAGGTGATCCTTTTGTAACTACTTAGCAATAACCACACAGTGAGGTTTGAGTGCACCCCGGGAAGGGTGGGAGCAGGACAGACCTCTGGCCGGACTgttttaaacaaaaccaaaaacctaaatAGAACACTACCATCCTCTGCTGCTGCATTTCTGTAGAAAGCAacttattttgacttttttgtttttaaggaaaagaaaaagaccccaGTGAgcaaaaacgttttaaaaaagtggtcgtttttgtttttgttttttcctatttaagtgattctttctccttcctctctactTTTGGAGAATGAACTTAACATCCCGGCTTCTTTTGTTAAGCCATAGCTGACCTTAATCTGTGGttagtttattaaaataattaaaaaaatactttgtaagaAGACATATTTTTGATAATAGGATCGATGTTAAAACGCGGGGTAGGGGTTAGGGGCAATTTATAAAAAAGGTAgttagagaaatatattttagtgAACTGTAACCACAGATCACAGATTCCTCCCAATGAGCTGATATGTTCTTTGggttttcccccttcccctgacTCAACCCTTTTCCCCAGGGGGTGGAGTGGGCCTATGGACACAGAAGGGGAAGCCCCTTTGCGTTTTGCACAAAGCACAAATCTGGCCAGCCTTCACTCTGGCCAGCACCATTTCTAAGAGCTTTAAACTGGAGAACCTATCCTGGgccaattttcctttttctttctttttttttctgggggaaaaaaatcaactatgCAATTGTATACACTCCTGGGTGCATACGAAGAAGGGGAATAAGTGTACTTAAGTGTCCAGAGTGTTAATTGGGGCTATTTTTCTGTACGTGGATTTCTCTTTTGAGATATGTACTCCTAACCCATCTCATGGACTGTAATCCCCACATTTGCTCTAAACCGGACGAGGGTTGGATGTGTGTGTTGGAGACCTGTAATTGCCATATGTTGCTTCTGCCCAATCAGGAAAGTTGTCATCCCACCGTACCCCTTGGTAACAAAGCCCATCAAGACCATCCTCTTCATTGGAACTGCTCACAATTTAGCAAGGTTACTCTCTCCTCAGCAAACTTGAAggtcacttattttttaaatctgatgtCTGTTGATTTAATAATTTCCTATAGCTATTAATATTTAggcttttatttgaaaataggatGGTTTTAAAGAAGCAATGAGGTCAAAGGAGATAGGTTCCAAAGGAGGGGATGTATATATTTCTGGGCAGGGTGGGACTAGTAGGAGATGAGCGCTTCCCTTGGGTACAAAATGTAAGGGGTATTGAAAATCTCAGTAATTAGGACGAATACTGTTTTAACACAGTGtttcaaaaataatgcaaaaatatcCATGATGAATAAAATACCAAAATCTTGAAGACAGAATCCAACGGGACTGAGATTAGGGTGAGGGAAATAAGCTGAATTGAGCAGGTTGAAtcctatctttaaaattttgatacttAGTGGATTTGATACTGTGGATTTTTTACGTTGgtcttgattttcaaaaaatactgCACTAAGATAGTAGGTTGGTTTATTGAGTTTTGGGGCACCCTTTAAATTCTGTGCCCAAAGTGAGTGCCTTGCTCACCTCACTCTGTCTCTGGGGTTAGAACAACACTGGTGAGACTACCACCTCGTGAAACACTGTCCCCTGAGGGCACCCGAACAACAGGTGGCTCCAGCTCACACCTTGCACACTCACCCTGCTTTCCCATAGGTGCCGTCTACCGCATAGGATTCTGGCCTGGACTAATAAAAGTGGAAACAGACCAGGGGTTTTCCCAGAGAATAAAACCAGGAAAGTTTTGATTCTCCACTGGACTGCTGTGTTTGGGTTTGATTTGTTATTAGATTCTAgttaatacttttgtttttaaaaactgaggacaaatgaacaaaaacagaaactttgtgtcatgtttgtttttgttttgatttataaaCTAACCAATCTCAATTCCTTTTGGcctcttttcaaataaaaaccgTGGAAATTCTGGGGGTGGCCTAGGGGTGAGTATGATAAAACAGGGCTTTATTTGGGCCCTATGGctttttattcagaaataaattatttttgtttaatttgggaAGGTAACTATTTAttgaggcattaaaaaaaaattctccattctAAGGATGAGGGACCCTGAGTCCATGGATGTTTTTCTATAGGGATGAGTAGACTGTCTTTGCTTTATTCTTTGAGGGGGTTGTGTGGGATGGAGGGTGAAGGAATAATGCCTGGAGAATGAAAACAGACTCTGGTTGGTTTGTGGTATTTTGGGaagatgagggggtgggggagaggtaggCCCATGCAATTACTGTGctcaggagaagggaggagaggggtccGTGACGTTGGCCCAAAATGAGCAAGAATTCCTTGGTTAAGGAAGGGTACGTGGGTGAAGGGGGAGGTAGATCCCGTAACCCTTGCTGAGGGATGGTATCTCTCAGGCTTAAATAAGTGCACTTAGTTCCTTTAATCCAGGGCACGGGGGGTGTCTACTGAGGTTTTTATTGGAGAAGGGAAATGCTTAgggttatttttcccctttgaagaCAGCGCTACCCCTCCACCCTACGTTCTCCACCCCAGCCCTGATGCAGCAAGTATACTATAGGATAGGCCTCCAGATTCCTACCTTAACCTGCGCTCATTTTGTTGagacttaaaaaatttaatcaaAAGTTTTTCCCTCATACAGGATtctatcaacaaaataaaaacattatataaaaacatttttttaaagattcaatcTCTTCATGGAGTGGGGATAGTGTTAAACTCGGTGCTGTACAGAGCCCTCCTGTTGGCTCAGTTTCTTAAGAGAAACTAAAGCTCACagaccaataaaacaaaaatcagccATGACTCTGTATTATGCACTTGGGAGGTGACACCTAGGCAGGAAAAATGGAGCTGGTTCTGAATGATCTCTGAGAACCTAGCTTTTGCCATTCTTGCTCCTTTCTAAAACAACCACACATCTAAGGTTCGTCCCATTTCATTTTTCCCATTAGAGGTTCTAAGATGATTGTCCCTGCGTTCCTTGGACACCAGTTACTCTGGACTTTGtgtcctcttctttctccaaGCAGTCAGTGCCCCAGACACACGTGAGAAGACAATTAGAAGCCCCTTCCTGGCCTGCAGAATCACCTGCACCCCAGATTTTTCCgatttcttccccctctccccccaaggCCCTTCAACTGCAGATTCAATGACTTGTCCAGGCACTCTTGTCCCTCTCACTTTGTGGATACCCAGCCTGCAATTCGCAGGGTGTTTTGCCCCTGTACTTAAGTTGAGTAATGAAATACTTCTTATGACGTAGTCCCTCACGTAGACTTTCTCCAAGCCACCGCCCTTCCCTGGCTACGTGGGTAAGGGGCGGTGGAAAAGGAACGGAAGCCGGCTGACACTGGCCGAGGGTAACGTGCAgagcggtggggggtggggaggacctTGGCCTCTTTCTGTGCTTATAACTGGATCTGTGACTCATCTTGTGAGTCACTCagctccacctccctcctccagctgccccTCCCAGCAGCCTTCTCTCTTGGCACAAACCTGCAGCTAGACCAGGattctgaaaatggaaaaatctgaTACAGCCCTTGCTTCtacatccttccttccatccactaAAACCTCCACTAGTGTGTGGGGTACCGAGAGATGGTCCTCCTAGGACTTTGCCCTCAGCTACCGCCCCTTTGCATTCCTTGCGCTGATCCAAGTCACCCACTTTTTTCTGCCTTCCACCTCCTCCCATTCCCTTGATATTTTCCCACTGGATTCCTCTGCTGCTGCTATacctcaaaatattaaagaatagaaTGAGGCTCTTGAATgcagggtggtggggagaaggaaagtgGATAATAGGATTTAAAAATTGTGGTTACACAGCTCTTCCTACTGCAAGAGACCTTGGgaaggattttttcccccaagagatTGAGGCGCATGGAAAgtaggtggggttgggggtgcttGGTAGCTTTTAGGACTTCTAGAATAAGGCTTCTGGGCCACCTTCCTAGCAGGTGTATGCCTCTTTGTTCCAAATTAACTTCCTGTCTTACAATATCCTCACTATTTCCATAGTAGCAGCCAAGACAGGGAACTTTTAAAGCCGAGGCCGGAAGGGTGTGTGTGCTGAGGGGAGGAGAGTTGAgtgtcactttggaaaactgggGCCCCCACCTAAGGACTGCTACCTCTGTACAgactcaaaatcaataaaatagcaGCTCATTAACCCctactttgtatttcattttctgtctttttcacaTCTAAATGCAGATTTTTCTTCCGACCCAGGCACCATCAGCTGCAGTTCCTTTATTTCCCTCCTAGGGTCCTCCCCACCCATCTCTGCTTCTCTAGTTACAGGGAGtaaggtgggggggtgggtctGTTGAACTGATAGAGGTTTTCAGCCCTCAACTTTCAAGGTTCTAAACATGAATCATTAATTTGGAGATCTGGTGTCTGGGTTGCAGGGAGCGGTCATGTACCTAGAATGGGCTCTGGTTTcccactggtgtgtgtgtgtgtgggggggagggggtaagaTCTTTTCCTTGGGCCTGCCCCAACCCCAGAACTTGCAAGTAAACACACCTGTACTTGTGTCTGCATCCTGGAGATATTTCAAGTTCTCTCCCCAATATTCTCACTGCACCCTCCACATGAGGTATGTTTAATGCTCTctggagaaaaatatacaaaatgcttTAACTCAACTCCCTCATTTcttggacccccccccccccaggcaaaACTCCCCTGAGGTCCGATTTCCTACTACTTTTGCCAGGTGTGAGGCAGTAAAGAGGCCCGAACTGCTTTTGCATTCCTCCCACCTCTCCACACCctttaagaagacaaaaaaattaagccCAAATTATCCCAGGTTAATATTCAGCATTACTGCTCCCCTCAAATAGTTTCCAATGCTCGTGAACAGAAAGCATAAGATCTGGGACTGGGGTAACGAATCTGGGCATTTTTTTCCCTAGTCACCCAGTTTTTCCTCACCTTTTCCAGGctcctccactttctctctaCTTTTCCAAAATTGTGTGTATTCCCCTTTAAGGGGCTGGGCATCTCTCCCGCCCTCTCCAGAGTCGACTGAAGTTTCCGTGGAGCCTCCTCTGGCTGGGTTGGACACACCTTTCAAGAGACCCCTAATCGAGCTCCAAGCACCACAACCGCTCCTTACCCTAGtgctgtccccctgcccctctccctcacctacCTCTTCTCAACTACAAGATTCAGCCTCTCCCCAAAGGGCTTGAGCATCCTAAAGGTTTCCCACCCTTCACGGCTCCGTCCCCGGATGGAGCCAGAGAAATGTGGTGGGGGGGCCGGGGCCAGAGTTTCAACATCGCCCCCCAGAAGGAGGAGCCAGAGATGGGGGTAAGGAGAGGAAACTTGGGCTTGGGAGGGAAGGGGACCGTGGGCAGGAGGGGGTGAATGAGGAGGATTGGGAGATAAAAGAGGGGTAAGAAAAAGATCTAGAGGAGGATGGTGTGGTCCCATATCAACTTCGGTTGATGGAACTTGGTCTGTCTTTTTCACAGTCTCAAGTTCATCATCTCATTACCCATTAACCAGCCCCTCCCTTTACTGTCTGCTAACTGGGTCCTAAACTTCCCGGCAGCCACTGATCTCAGTTTCCCCTGAGAGCCTGAGTGTAGGCCTCCAATGGTGGCTGCTGAGGTAATCCCAGGTCCCAGAATTGGAGAGGCCTGGGGATTAACCCTACACCCTTTGCAGCACTCTGGACCAAAGTGTGTCCAGAGGACTGGGATGCTGGAGCCCAGGAGTCAGCAGCTTGACGGTCACGTGGCCTCTGGATGCCTCCCAGGTAGTAGCTTCCCTTTCAATACTTCCAACCTGCAAAGACTCTTCCAAATTCCATCCTGCTCAAATCTTCCTTCAAACTTCACCAAAGATACCTCTGTATTCTTCTACCCACTCAAAGTGCTTCTGCCTCAGGCTGGCTCTATTCCCTGTCCAGAGCTGACTGGGAACATGGACCTTGATGGTCCCTGTTTTCTGGACTCTGttactctttttctcatttacttaTCCAATAAgtatttgagtgcctactatgtacaaaagaatacaaatgatCCCCTCCTAAGCTTTCTTTCTAGTGGGGTTAGGGGAGGATCTTAATCTTCCCTCTTTGGATCCTCCTGTCTCAGAAGACTCGGTGTATACCAGTGTGAGTGACACTGGGAATAGTCATAACCTagctttccttcttcccctgtAGGGGAGCAGATCCTAGCATGGGCCCCAGGGGTGAGGAAGGGGCTGGAACCTGAATTGCCTGGAACTCTGATCTGCACCAACTTGAGGGTCACCTTCCAGCCCTGTGGATGGCAGCGGAGTCAGGTGAGATGGACAGGGCAATGGAAAGGACAGTTAGTGAGAAATGGACTGGGGGGCCTAGAAGAATTTAGACAAGTGAGACAGGGAGAATTATGCTTAAGGGCTGTCTTTTGAATGTATCAGGGATGGTCAGTTGGGATTATCTCTTGGGAGGTTGGGGGTTGCCAGGGTAGGACAATGAGCAAGATTTCAGGTGTCTTCGGCATCAGTCGTGTGCTTCCTCTAGGAGACTCCCCTGAGCAGCGAATATGATTTTGCCCTGGTCAACATTGGGCGATTAGAGGCTGGTAAGTGGGTGGTGGGGTGTTTGTGAAGGGGCTCACTGGGGGCTCACCCTTTCTCAATTCTCCGAGGGTAACAGGGATGGAGTGGGATGGGCCGGAAGACTTCCTTGTAGAGGGACTCTGACCGATGGCCACACTGCTttctaactcttgacttcagtgaGTGGCCTGTCCAGAGTCCAGCTCCTCCGTCCAGGGTCCCCACTTAAATTTATCCCTGAGGAGATTCTCATTCATGGCCGAGACTTCCGGCTGCTCAGAGTTGCTTTTGAGGCTGGAGGACTAGAGCCTCAAGCCTTTCAGGTAAGAGACCTTCAACCCAAAGACTCCTCTTCAGAGCCTTGGGGATCCTTTCCCTGGTATTCCCACTACTGCCCTATCTTTTACAACCCCTCTCATcattctgtctgcttctctcctcAAGGAGAGGCTAAAAGCACAAGAGTAAGGGGCCTGAATTCTAGCCCTGGGGTTGCCAATTATCAGGAGTGTGACAGTGGGCAAGtttcttcctttgaaaaacaGGGAGGGCTGGATGAGACTGTTCCTGAGATTCTTCCCAGAATTCACATCCTGTGGTTCCATGATTCTGGATGTGTTCTCCTGAACCCAGGCCCCATGACCTGTGGAAGCTCCCTTCCTCAGCGACTGTCTTTGCTATTGTCCTGTGTCTCTACTGGTGGCAAAGACAGTTGAACAAACATGGGCCCCACTTCATCCTCTACACTTCTTCAGTCTGAGCCAGAAGGCTGTGATGTCCTTTCCTCCACAGGTGACCATGGCCATTGTCCAAGCCAGAGCTCAGAACAGTCAAGTTCAACAGTATGCAGGGATACCCCTGAGCAAGGCTGGTGAGTGAGGGTGCTTTAGGGTAGGGGAAAGGTAAAGAATCTGAGAAAGCAGAGGCTGGCTGTAGACAAAAGAGCTGAGAAGCTCTCTCTggttcctcttcctttttttctgtgcctCACTCCTGTCCTAGGCCAGAGTACAGGGTCCAGAAAACCACCTGTTCCCCTCTTGGAGACATCAGAAGACTGGGAGGCTGAGCGGAAAAAGCAgggggccaggggctggagggtcaGCACCATCAATGAGAGGTTCGACATAGCCACCAGGTGATCCCCAAGTCCACCCCAACCCCTGCTGCCCTCCCAATCTTCCCACAGTTCTTAAATCCTCTAAAGCTAGGACTTCCCACAAATTCCAGCCTCTAAGGACATCCACAAAGCTTTCCCCCTTACCACCTA
The sequence above is drawn from the Neofelis nebulosa isolate mNeoNeb1 chromosome 2, mNeoNeb1.pri, whole genome shotgun sequence genome and encodes:
- the OTUD7B gene encoding OTU domain-containing protein 7B, which produces MTLDMDAVLSDFVRSTGAEPGLARDLLEGKNWDVSAALSDFEQLRQVRAGNLPPPFSEGSGGSRTPEKGFSDRESARPPRPTLQRQDDIVQEKRLSRGISHASSSIVSLARSHVSSNGGGGGSSEHPLEMPICAFQLPDLTVYNEDFRSFIERDLIEQSMLVALEQAGRLNWWVSVDPTCQRLLPLATTGDGNCLLHAASLGMWGFHDRDLMLRKALYALMEKGAEKEALKRRWRWQQTQQNKESGLVYTEDEWQKEWNELIKLASSEPRMHLGTNGANCGGVESSEEPVYESLEEFHVFVLAHVLRRPIVVVADTMLRDSGGEAFAPIPFGGIYLPLEVPASQCHRSPLVLAYDQAHFSALVSMEQKETAKEQAVIPLTDSEHKLLPLHFAVDPGKGWEWGRDDSDNVRLASVILSLEVKLHLLHGYMNVKWIPVSSDAQAPLAQPESPTASAGDEPRSTPESGESDKESVGSSSTSNEGSKRKEKAKRGREKDKKRVDSVANKLGSFGKTLGSKLKKNMGGLMHSKGSKPGGMGAGAGVSSGTETLEKKKKNSLKSWKGGKEEAAGDGPVSEKPTAESVGNGGSKYSQEVMQSLSIMRIAMQGEGKFIFVGTLKMGHRHQYQEEMIQRYLSDAEERFLAEQKQKEAERKLLNGGLGGGPPPAKKPEPDGGEELLTAPPAESKAMAFSAGYPGGFTVPRSTGAGVHCQEPRRQLAGGPCGGGLPPYATFPRQCPPGRPYPHQDCIPSLEPGSHSKDGGHRGALLPLPFRVADSYSNGYREPPEPDGWAGGPRGLPPAQTKCKQPNCSFYGHPETNNFCSCCYREELRRREREPCGELLVHRF